The following coding sequences lie in one Silene latifolia isolate original U9 population chromosome 5, ASM4854445v1, whole genome shotgun sequence genomic window:
- the LOC141655684 gene encoding putative wall-associated receptor kinase-like 16, with product MKLGVFSEFFSLLGFKWERKNRKKVKEVQKIESKEDYFIKNGGILLEKQIALSQVLFHDNMIKLYGCCLETCVPITVNEFYPSKALYEHLYGGMSLLKPLTWTSRLRAATDIAYALSYMHNALSQPVVHRDITSFAVLLDSSSNVKLSHFDHSVAISPGQRDRWPIHGAPGYIDPEYIETQEVTEGCDVYSFGVLILELLTSRDPIEMARCGNNLVYEFVFEVEKNRFQAMIDRILLEESNMDEIQRFAQLALKCVAKKGEERPSMINIVEQLWVIQDQRNNISGSKA from the exons atgaaattgGGTGTGTTTTCAGAGTTCTTTTCTCTGTTGGGTTTTAAATGGGAGAGGAAGAACAGGAAGAAAGTCAAGGAAGTGCAGAAGATTGAATCAAAGGAAGATTATTTCATCAAGAATGGTGGTATTTTGTTGGAAAAACAGATTGCTTTGAGCCAAG TTTTGTTTCATGACAATATGATCAAGCTCTATGGCTGCTGTCTTGAGACCTGTGTCCCCATCACGGTGAACGAATTTTACCCAAGTAAAGCTCTTTATGAGCATTTATATGGTGGCATGTCACTTCTAAAACCGTTGACGTGGACCAGCCGGTTAAGGGCAGCAACTGATATTGCCTATGCTCTTTCTTATATGCATAATGCTTTGTCACAGCCAGTTGTTCATAGAGATATCACGTCATTTGCGGTATTACTTGACTCGTCCTCCAATGTGAAACTAAGCCACTTTGACCACTCAGTGGCCATTTCCCCAGGGCAAAGAGATCGATGGCCTATTCATGGGGCTCCGGGATACATTGACCCGGAAtacattgaaacacaagaagttACAGAAGGGTGCGATGTCTATAGCTTTGGGGTTTTGATATTGGAGTTATTAACTTCACGGGATCCCATTGAAATGGCTCGATGTGGCAACAATTTGGTCTATGAGTTTGTATTTGAGGTGGAGAAAAATCGTTTTCAGGCAATGATCGACAGGATTCTGTTGGAAGAAAGTAATATGGATGAGATCCAGAGGTTTGCGCAACTTGCCTTGAAATGTGTggcgaagaaaggagaggaacgACCGAGTATGATCAACATTGTTGAACAGCTATGGGTGATACAAGATCAAAGGAACAACATAAGTGGAAGTAAAGCCTAG